A stretch of the Coprobacillus cateniformis genome encodes the following:
- a CDS encoding citrate synthase yields MENRIQSFFEKSLEENQIDNELYKKYSVKKGLRNEDGTGVLVGLTKISDVVGYKKVDGEKFDDYGSLYYRGINVKDIIEAQRQEKRYLFEEVCFLILFGYLPNEQEFKEFKQILSDNYELPPHYLEGNILGFPAKNLMNKLQQEVLMLYSYDDNPDNTETRETLEKGINLLAKIPSIVCYTYQTKVHYFDEQSLFIHHVNQDYSIAETILSLLRDDGNFSEKEAEILDISLVLHADHGGGNNSTFTNVVISSTGTDIYSAVAGAIGSLKGPRHGGANLAVKKQMELAINEISTQASDEQIRTIIQRILDKDFNDKSGLIYGIGHAVYTLSDPRSEILAAKCKELAMEKNRLEEFEFYTRFAMVAIDEIYTRKGIRVCTNVDFYSGLVYDMLDIPSDLYTLLFVAARTVGWIAHNIENKLYSNRIIRPATKYVGGIDEYENIEDR; encoded by the coding sequence ATGGAAAATAGAATTCAAAGTTTTTTTGAAAAATCTTTAGAAGAAAATCAAATTGATAATGAATTATACAAAAAATATTCTGTTAAAAAGGGATTGCGTAATGAAGATGGAACAGGTGTATTGGTCGGATTAACGAAAATCTCAGATGTTGTAGGATATAAAAAAGTTGATGGAGAAAAGTTTGATGATTATGGTAGCCTGTATTATCGAGGTATAAATGTCAAAGATATTATTGAAGCACAGCGTCAAGAAAAAAGATATCTTTTTGAAGAGGTTTGCTTTTTGATTTTGTTTGGTTATTTGCCTAATGAGCAGGAATTTAAAGAGTTCAAACAAATTTTAAGTGATAATTATGAATTGCCTCCACATTATCTTGAGGGGAATATTTTAGGATTTCCAGCTAAAAATTTAATGAATAAACTTCAACAAGAAGTTTTAATGTTGTATTCTTATGATGATAATCCTGATAATACTGAAACAAGGGAAACATTAGAAAAAGGAATTAATTTATTAGCAAAAATTCCATCAATAGTTTGCTATACTTATCAGACAAAAGTTCATTATTTTGATGAACAGAGCTTATTTATTCATCATGTTAATCAGGATTATAGTATAGCTGAAACTATCCTGTCTTTACTGAGGGATGATGGTAATTTTAGTGAGAAAGAAGCAGAAATATTGGATATTTCTTTAGTTTTACATGCTGATCATGGTGGTGGGAACAACTCGACATTTACAAATGTTGTGATTTCCTCAACAGGTACAGATATTTATTCTGCAGTTGCAGGGGCGATTGGTTCGCTAAAGGGTCCACGTCATGGTGGAGCAAATTTGGCTGTTAAAAAGCAAATGGAATTAGCAATTAATGAGATTTCTACGCAGGCATCTGATGAGCAAATCAGAACTATTATACAACGCATTTTGGATAAAGATTTTAATGATAAGAGTGGATTGATTTATGGAATTGGACATGCTGTCTATACTTTAAGTGATCCTCGTAGTGAGATATTGGCTGCGAAATGTAAAGAACTGGCAATGGAAAAAAATCGTCTTGAAGAATTTGAGTTTTATACACGCTTTGCAATGGTTGCGATTGATGAAATATATACAAGAAAGGGTATTCGTGTCTGTACAAATGTTGATTTTTACAGTGGACTTGTTTATGACATGTTAGATATTCCAAGTGATTTATATACATTGCTCTTTGTTGCAGCAAGAACAGTAGGATGGATTGCTCATAATATTGAAAACAAATTATATTCTAATCGTATTATTAGACCGGCAACAAAATATGTAGGTGGAATTGATGAATATGAAAACATTGAAGACCGATAG
- a CDS encoding PTS sugar transporter subunit IIC, producing MASNGSLEHIWTAGFNYLHIWTSTVWPLLILMLFSKVKFLKKLAILSIPAAIFSIIEPVMFGLPLALNPFLIIPFIISTCIGSFVTYGLCMLGVFSKFYATLPWATPPFILGPLASGDMMTIVVVFLNVIIGLIIFYPFFKAFEKNELEKEKNHELSMK from the coding sequence ATGGCTTCAAACGGATCGTTAGAACATATTTGGACTGCAGGTTTTAATTATTTGCATATCTGGACAAGCACAGTTTGGCCATTGTTGATATTAATGTTATTTTCAAAAGTTAAGTTTCTAAAGAAATTGGCAATTCTTTCAATTCCGGCGGCTATTTTCTCAATTATCGAACCAGTTATGTTTGGATTACCGCTAGCATTAAATCCATTTTTGATCATTCCATTTATCATTTCGACATGCATCGGAAGTTTTGTGACATATGGATTATGTATGTTAGGCGTCTTTTCAAAATTCTATGCAACATTACCATGGGCTACACCTCCATTTATTTTAGGACCATTAGCTTCTGGTGATATGATGACGATTGTAGTTGTATTCTTGAATGTTATTATTGGTTTGATTATCTTTTATCCATTTTTTAAAGCCTTTGAAAAAAATGAATTAGAAAAAGAAAAAAATCATGAGTTATCAATGAAATAA
- a CDS encoding branched-chain amino acid aminotransferase produces the protein MEIKIEKAASLKEKPDQNNLGFGKYFTDHMFILDWNKEKGWHDARIVPYGPIAMDPATMVLHYAQETFEGLKAYRNPDGDILLFRPEMNARRMINSNKRICMAELPEDMFVEAVEAIVKYEQEWIPTAPGTSLYIRPFTFATEPGVGVHPANSYKFIIILSPVGNYYPEGVNPVKIWVEDEYVRAVKGGTGFTKCGGNYAASIAAQVKAEQNGYTQVLWLDGVHRKYVDEVGTMNVMFLINDTIVTAALEGTVLPGVTRDSILHILRDWGYKVEERNLSIDELMEAGKTGALKEAWGTGTAAVISPIGELCYKGDKVTINNFKTGELTQKLFDTLTGIQWGRLEDKYNWTKILK, from the coding sequence ATGGAAATCAAAATTGAAAAAGCGGCATCTCTCAAAGAGAAACCAGACCAAAACAATTTAGGATTTGGCAAATATTTTACTGATCACATGTTCATCTTGGATTGGAATAAAGAAAAAGGCTGGCATGATGCAAGAATTGTACCTTATGGTCCAATTGCTATGGATCCAGCGACTATGGTTCTACACTATGCCCAAGAAACTTTTGAAGGTTTGAAAGCATATCGTAATCCTGATGGGGATATTCTTCTCTTTAGACCAGAAATGAATGCACGAAGAATGATTAACTCTAACAAACGTATTTGTATGGCTGAATTACCCGAAGATATGTTTGTCGAAGCTGTTGAAGCGATTGTGAAGTATGAACAAGAGTGGATTCCTACAGCACCTGGAACTTCACTTTATATTCGCCCATTCACTTTTGCGACAGAACCTGGTGTTGGTGTTCATCCTGCTAATAGTTATAAATTTATAATTATTTTATCACCAGTTGGTAATTATTATCCAGAAGGAGTTAATCCTGTAAAGATTTGGGTTGAAGATGAATATGTTAGAGCTGTTAAGGGTGGAACAGGATTCACAAAATGTGGTGGTAATTATGCTGCCAGTATTGCAGCCCAGGTCAAAGCTGAACAAAATGGTTATACACAAGTCCTCTGGTTAGATGGCGTTCATAGAAAATATGTTGATGAAGTTGGTACAATGAATGTTATGTTCTTAATTAATGACACAATTGTTACTGCTGCTTTAGAAGGAACTGTCCTTCCTGGTGTAACACGAGATTCTATTCTGCATATTCTAAGAGATTGGGGCTACAAAGTTGAAGAACGTAATTTAAGTATTGATGAATTAATGGAAGCTGGAAAAACTGGGGCTTTAAAAGAAGCTTGGGGAACAGGTACTGCAGCGGTGATTTCACCAATCGGTGAGTTATGTTATAAAGGTGATAAAGTCACTATCAATAACTTTAAAACTGGGGAGTTGACACAAAAGTTATTTGATACTTTAACTGGTATTCAATGGGGTCGTTTGGAAGATAAATATAATTGGACAAAAATATTAAAATAG
- a CDS encoding PTS sugar transporter subunit IIB produces MIKILLCCGGGFSSSFVAERMKKEIQNLGMEDDVMIEFSPFSIAKNRFLEFDIVVCCPHLNIYVKQLVEKEDIPIPIYVLPPRMYGNMEIKEIYQDACDLIQMFQETHQNPVHFPHEDNVLRITRQCAYRHQ; encoded by the coding sequence ATGATTAAGATTTTATTGTGTTGTGGTGGTGGCTTTTCTTCTAGTTTTGTTGCTGAAAGAATGAAAAAGGAAATTCAAAATTTAGGAATGGAAGATGATGTTATGATTGAATTTTCACCTTTCTCTATTGCTAAAAATAGATTTTTAGAGTTTGATATTGTTGTGTGTTGTCCACATCTCAATATTTATGTGAAACAATTGGTTGAAAAAGAAGATATTCCCATTCCAATTTATGTTTTACCTCCAAGGATGTATGGGAACATGGAAATTAAAGAAATTTATCAGGATGCTTGTGATTTGATTCAAATGTTTCAAGAAACACATCAAAATCCTGTTCATTTTCCCCATGAGGATAATGTTTTAAGAATCACAAGACAATGTGCATATCGTCATCAATAA
- a CDS encoding DUF969 domain-containing protein produces MQYITLIGIVIIVIGFALKLDVLAVVIVSGIVTGLVAGMDFLEILRILGESFVNNRLMSIFLIIFPVIAIIERYGLKERAAYLIGKIRNASAGKVLSIYSVIRSIASGLNVRIGGHVQFVRPLILPMSEAAAEKSKGEKLTEAEDEEIKGLSAAVENYGNFFAQNCFPASSGVVLIQGTLVGLGYQDVTLSMISSSAFYIAFISVFLTVIQVLWYDRKLKKGGNR; encoded by the coding sequence ATGCAATATATTACATTAATTGGTATTGTTATTATTGTTATTGGGTTTGCATTAAAACTAGATGTATTGGCTGTTGTTATTGTGTCTGGTATTGTTACAGGCCTAGTTGCTGGAATGGATTTTTTAGAAATTTTAAGGATTCTTGGTGAATCTTTTGTCAATAATAGATTGATGTCTATTTTCTTGATTATTTTTCCAGTTATAGCTATCATCGAAAGATATGGCTTAAAGGAAAGAGCAGCTTATTTGATTGGGAAAATTAGAAATGCATCAGCTGGGAAAGTTTTATCTATTTATAGTGTCATTCGTTCAATTGCTTCAGGATTAAATGTAAGAATCGGAGGGCATGTTCAATTTGTAAGACCTTTAATTTTACCTATGAGTGAAGCTGCTGCTGAAAAATCAAAAGGTGAGAAGTTAACTGAGGCTGAAGATGAAGAGATTAAAGGGTTATCTGCTGCTGTTGAAAACTATGGAAATTTCTTTGCTCAAAACTGTTTTCCTGCTTCTAGTGGAGTTGTTTTGATTCAAGGAACGTTGGTTGGGTTAGGATATCAAGATGTTACGTTGTCAATGATTTCATCATCAGCATTCTACATTGCTTTTATTTCTGTTTTTTTAACAGTAATACAAGTGCTATGGTATGATAGGAAACTCAAGAAAGGAGGAAATCGATAA
- a CDS encoding DUF979 domain-containing protein, whose product MTEFLGTFLPEFFYVLCGLVSFDTALRATKNEESKIGTSLFWCLLGIIFMFGKLIPSVVTGALLVVMGCLTATKQVRMSSFVESTPEFRQAASEKVGNKIFIPAVSIGIMALLLSFIKYNANTFFFAFRDILAPIISFGSGGGDAVALDGAVMTGTACLVALILAMAICRPKVSETRSDTSRLLMQVGASCLLPQLLGALGAVFKEAGVGDVISQIISSVVPAGNIVVGVIVYVLGMVIFTMIMGNAFAAFTVITIGIGYPFVIAQGGNPAVIGALGMTAGYCGTLMTPMAANFNIVPCAVLETKDQKWAVIKAQLPMALIMIVIHVVLMLVLGF is encoded by the coding sequence ATGACTGAATTTTTAGGAACGTTTCTTCCAGAATTTTTCTATGTATTATGTGGCTTGGTGAGTTTTGATACTGCATTAAGAGCTACTAAAAATGAAGAATCTAAGATAGGGACATCATTATTCTGGTGTTTACTTGGAATTATCTTTATGTTTGGAAAATTGATTCCCTCTGTTGTTACTGGGGCTTTATTGGTTGTTATGGGATGTTTGACAGCAACGAAGCAAGTGAGAATGTCTAGCTTTGTTGAGTCAACACCTGAATTTCGTCAGGCTGCTAGTGAAAAAGTAGGGAATAAGATTTTTATTCCAGCTGTATCAATTGGAATTATGGCACTGCTTTTATCATTTATTAAATATAATGCCAATACATTCTTCTTTGCTTTTAGAGATATATTGGCACCAATTATTTCATTTGGAAGCGGTGGTGGAGATGCAGTTGCCTTAGATGGTGCTGTAATGACTGGAACAGCTTGTCTGGTTGCTTTGATATTAGCGATGGCTATCTGTAGACCTAAAGTTTCTGAAACACGTTCTGATACATCACGTTTATTAATGCAAGTTGGTGCATCTTGTTTGTTGCCACAATTGTTAGGAGCTTTAGGTGCTGTATTTAAAGAGGCAGGAGTTGGTGATGTTATTTCACAAATCATTTCAAGTGTTGTTCCAGCTGGCAATATTGTTGTTGGTGTTATTGTCTATGTTTTAGGAATGGTTATTTTTACAATGATTATGGGTAATGCATTTGCAGCATTTACAGTTATTACGATTGGCATAGGATACCCATTTGTTATTGCTCAAGGTGGGAATCCTGCGGTTATTGGTGCTTTAGGAATGACAGCAGGTTATTGTGGAACATTGATGACACCTATGGCTGCCAACTTTAACATTGTTCCTTGTGCTGTACTAGAAACAAAAGACCAGAAATGGGCTGTTATTAAAGCACAGTTGCCAATGGCTTTAATTATGATTGTTATTCACGTTGTTTTAATGTTAGTCTTAGGATTCTAG
- the pcp gene encoding pyroglutamyl-peptidase I, with product MKILVTGFDPFGGEKINPAIESVKKLSDTIAGAQIVKLEIPTVCHRSLAVIDQAIQEHNPDVVLSIGQAGGRTDITVERIGINMDDCRIPDNDGQQIIDEPVFPNGPAAYFSNLPIKAMVARIQERQIPASVSNSAGTFVCNHVLYGVRHIIETKYPGKRSGFIHIPFLPQQVIDKKNMPSMSLDSIVEALTAAIEAIIDTQEDIKVTGGATH from the coding sequence ATGAAAATTTTAGTAACTGGTTTTGATCCCTTTGGTGGAGAAAAAATTAATCCAGCGATTGAATCTGTGAAGAAACTGTCAGATACAATTGCTGGAGCACAAATTGTAAAATTGGAAATTCCTACAGTTTGTCATCGTTCTTTAGCAGTTATAGATCAGGCAATTCAGGAACATAATCCTGATGTTGTCTTATCAATTGGGCAGGCAGGAGGAAGAACAGATATTACAGTGGAACGTATTGGTATTAATATGGATGATTGTCGTATTCCAGATAATGATGGTCAACAGATTATTGATGAACCTGTGTTTCCCAATGGACCTGCTGCTTATTTCTCAAATTTACCGATTAAGGCAATGGTTGCTCGTATCCAGGAACGTCAAATTCCTGCATCAGTTTCAAATAGTGCAGGAACATTTGTATGCAATCACGTTCTCTATGGGGTGAGACATATTATTGAAACCAAATATCCTGGAAAAAGAAGTGGATTTATACATATCCCATTTTTGCCACAACAAGTGATTGATAAGAAAAATATGCCAAGCATGAGCTTGGATAGTATTGTTGAAGCTCTGACGGCTGCAATTGAAGCAATCATTGACACACAGGAAGATATCAAAGTAACAGGTGGGGCTACACATTAA
- a CDS encoding gamma-glutamylcyclotransferase family protein, with translation MKHRIFVYGTLRLGMYNYDLYLRDEDSFRSYAYIKGSLMTILTKVYPAYLTEGHHMILGEIHEVDEETLKKIDKMEGYKGYNCIDNEYNKEICPIYDDQGHEIEKLPVYVYNMDNEDNVLLLGDDIHCLDYVQYIQQKRDGKKSLFDFDSEEE, from the coding sequence ATGAAACATCGAATATTTGTATATGGAACTTTAAGATTGGGTATGTATAATTATGATTTGTATCTAAGGGATGAAGATTCGTTTCGCAGTTATGCATACATCAAAGGAAGTTTAATGACAATTTTAACAAAAGTTTATCCAGCTTATTTAACTGAGGGTCACCATATGATTTTAGGTGAAATTCATGAAGTTGATGAAGAGACTTTAAAGAAAATTGATAAAATGGAAGGATATAAAGGATATAATTGTATTGATAATGAATATAATAAGGAAATATGTCCTATATATGATGATCAAGGCCATGAAATTGAAAAACTTCCAGTATATGTTTACAATATGGATAATGAAGATAATGTTTTATTATTAGGTGATGATATTCACTGTCTAGATTATGTTCAATATATTCAACAAAAAAGAGATGGAAAAAAGAGTTTATTCGACTTCGATTCTGAAGAAGAATAA
- a CDS encoding cysteine hydrolase family protein has product MKRLLIVVDYQNDFVNGSLGFEKAQLLEEHIIQLIKEYHMNGDEIIYTMDTHQQNYLETYEGHHLPVEHCIENTEGWQLYGKVGELLQDCLCFKKPTFPSLDLAYYLEDKEYKDITLVGVVSHICVLSNAIMAKAAQPDTPIRVDLRGTSSGDEKVHHESIDVMKSMQIEIIE; this is encoded by the coding sequence ATGAAAAGATTATTAATCGTAGTAGATTATCAAAATGATTTTGTTAATGGAAGCCTTGGTTTTGAAAAAGCACAATTATTAGAAGAACATATTATTCAACTGATTAAAGAGTATCATATGAATGGTGATGAAATTATTTATACAATGGATACTCACCAACAGAATTACTTAGAAACGTATGAAGGTCATCACCTACCAGTTGAACACTGCATTGAAAATACAGAAGGTTGGCAACTCTATGGAAAAGTTGGAGAATTACTTCAAGATTGCTTATGCTTCAAAAAACCTACTTTTCCTTCTTTAGACCTAGCATATTACTTAGAAGATAAAGAATATAAAGATATCACACTAGTTGGAGTTGTTTCACATATCTGTGTACTCTCTAATGCTATTATGGCTAAAGCTGCTCAACCTGATACACCTATTCGAGTAGATTTGAGAGGAACTTCTAGCGGTGACGAAAAAGTTCATCATGAAAGTATCGATGTTATGAAATCCATGCAAATTGAAATTATTGAATAA
- a CDS encoding ArsR/SmtB family transcription factor encodes MEKTIIVNQDAVDKVLDALPDEEILYDVAELFKVFGDSTRIKIICVLFESEMCVYDLAATLEMTQSAISHQLRILKNANLVKFRRDGKMIYYSLDDEHVQQIFDAGYKHVIE; translated from the coding sequence ATGGAAAAAACTATCATTGTCAATCAAGATGCAGTGGATAAAGTCTTAGATGCTTTACCTGATGAAGAGATATTATATGATGTTGCAGAGTTATTTAAGGTTTTTGGTGATTCTACACGTATTAAGATTATCTGTGTTTTATTTGAATCTGAGATGTGTGTGTATGATTTGGCAGCAACTTTAGAAATGACACAATCTGCTATTTCTCATCAGTTAAGAATATTGAAAAATGCGAATTTGGTCAAATTTAGAAGAGATGGTAAAATGATTTATTATTCATTGGATGATGAACATGTACAGCAAATCTTTGATGCTGGATATAAACATGTCATTGAATAG